The stretch of DNA gctagttggctggggtttaaaaaataaagcatcttgcttctcaaaacaatatgcgttcaacagagtaatacatttgcatcacaaaatggttctccaggaaaacgtcagacctcacaatcgcttggccctattttctctcccttcgtatcactgcctgctgtgtaaaccgtccagaccgagcagtcccctgcttccgagcagcaaacaccgtaacaggcgcggctgtcggcaggcggcagcaggcagtgatacgaagggaaagaaaatagggccaagcgattgtgaggtctgactttttcctggagaacgattttgtgatgcaaatgtattactcttttcaacgcatattgttttgagaagcaaaacgctttattttttaaaccccagccaactagccggaactacttttgtcaacgccaaaacgaggctggaactcggctcacaggacgcagcagggggtaagaaaaagttcataaatgatgttgctgatatgggatgtcatacagcttcatgtcaaaagaggcgaaatatccctttaagaccTGATGAAGACCAGCCGACTCTTTATGATGACCTGATATATAAAACCTTATACTTTCTATGTGTTTCACTGTGTGAAGGCAGCCGTGGACAGCTAACCACAGCTCTGCTCTTAATGCACTGACCTGTgccactttgtttttcttcttgtttgcaGGCTGAGGTTGGCCAGGGCAAGACACGCTCTGGAGTACAACAGCTTCTACCACAGCGCCACCTACACTCTCAAGCAGCCGACTCCTTGTCAGGTCTTGCCTACCAAGAATGGAGCGGTCCCAGAGGACGCCCCTCCGATCCCAACCATAACTGCAGTGACACCCGCTGTCGTCGCCCCTCCACCTGTGACTTCTCCACTCACCCTTCCACTTCCTCCACCTCCTGTCTTACCACTCACGTCTTTCCACCCTCAGCGCTCCCACCCTCCAACGCCTCGTGTGCTGTCTCTTCCCATCGCCCTGCCGGGCATCCACACCACCCCACCCAGCCCTCACTTGTCGTGGGGCGCCTGCTCGGACGCGGACGTCTATTCTCGAATTGGAGCTTTCAGGCCTTCCAGGCTGTCCAGCCTCTCCAGCCAGTCAACGGTCATCCTGTTTGAACACTCATCTCTCTGAACTTACGGTCAACTTTAGTGATaatcaaacacacagacactgtGTGGCTGTACAGTTTAGACACGAGCTTCCAGACAAAATAACTTTTCATTGTCTGACACTCTGGAACTTCTTGCCAGGAGATGATAGTCACAGGCCTTGTAAACTTGAAAATGTTTGATGCCAGCCATGTGACCAGCATTTTTCCACTTCCTGCTTTTATATCTTATACGAACCATTtgattattttcattcattcaccTTACCACTACTTGATTAGACATGACTAGTACTTGATGAGGTTCAGCTAGCACTTGGATTGCATGAAAACGTAGGTGTGTGAAATTTCCATCTGTGGTCATAAACAAACCGGATGAAGATAGGCGCGTGTTTAGCAGTATGCGGGATTAAAAACTTCTGATCACTGTCACAGCTCCCTGATCTGAAGAGTGCCGAACATGATGATCACAAAACGGATTTGCCCCTGACAGCAGAATGATAATTCAATCCTGGAAACAGGTGAACGCACACGCCCCAGGTGTGAAACAGGTGAACGGCTAATGTCCTTGCTTCAAAGGACCAGAACGTAGGACTGGTGACAGGTAGAATACCACCAGATACTAACGTTTTTATCCTGTGTTGGTTAGGTTAAAAACACATCATAGTTAGCTTTTAAAATTTAACGTCACCAGCATTTTcaatgttgccatggagacaCGTCCCCTGCATGTTAAAAAACTCCACCACAGGGTTATTTTGCATGCTGGGAAACTCCTGATTAAACCAAAAGTCTGGATTGAAAACGGTCTGACCAGCAGGACATGGTTCATGCTTCATTACTGGTGCTGTGtgttatgtatatttttctgaaAACATAATCATAAAGCATTCCTTTTCTTTTGCAATATTTTAGCCATATTTCTTATTCATTCcttttcttcagcttttagtCCTAGCTTGTCTTTGGCTGGgttgcagttaaaaaaaaaaaactacgaaAGTTTAAGCATCAAACATAACTACCCAGACAGCAAAAAAGACTTGCACCGCCTTCGCAACGGATCCGGAAAACGGGTCCGCCTCGAGTCCACCTGCACACCGCGCCGGATCCTATCCggaccatggatgtattatatttttGTCCCCAGTGGCCACTTgtggtattgcaacaaaaaatTCCCTGTAGCCTAAAAAGCATTTTTCCCATAGACCACAATAGTAAAAcagatgcctgtaaaactgttcacaggacCTCTCACAAAACAGCATCTCCGCAAtggaaagttaaaaagaaaatcgaTCTTGTGATCTGATTGGTTCTCGGAGCGTAGAGGCTTTTGCTCCCAAAGGGGAATATCAATTTGTAGGCAAAATCCTTCAAACGCCGC from Odontesthes bonariensis isolate fOdoBon6 chromosome 22, fOdoBon6.hap1, whole genome shotgun sequence encodes:
- the LOC142372662 gene encoding uncharacterized protein LOC142372662 is translated as MQLGHQVTSSTSPQIPHQAEAAFLRSQHPILLDNIQPILVRAIINPKRGMEEPLQPQTPLPPGNCSSPGFAGKSCWNLDLRVAVLLVTLAGAVILLLLYKLLQMRHRLRLARARHALEYNSFYHSATYTLKQPTPCQVLPTKNGAVPEDAPPIPTITAVTPAVVAPPPVTSPLTLPLPPPPVLPLTSFHPQRSHPPTPRVLSLPIALPGIHTTPPSPHLSWGACSDADVYSRIGAFRPSRLSSLSSQSTVILFEHSSL